The uncultured Fusobacterium sp. genomic interval TACTTTTAATTAATTTAATAATTAATATTTTCCTACAATTAATAAAAAATTTTTTATTCAATTTTAGATAATTTTAATACAATATTAAAATGTCTTTAAAAAAATATGTTTTGTTTAACAAAATATTTGTTGACATTAAATAGAAATATGCTATAATAAAGTTGTCATAAGACATTTCCTTGAATTACATTTAATTTCTACTAAAAAAGCTCTCACTCTCAAGGGGGCTTTTTTAGTTTTTTGTCAATCTTTTAACTCAGGATAACTTATTTCAAAAATCTCCCTTATCATCTCAGCAACCTTTACTGATGGTCTTACAACCTCTTTTTCGATATGATAAATCTTCTTTTCTTTAATTGCTTTGATAATTCTCCAATTTTCTCTTTGTTCAAGCTCTTTTATTGGATTATCTAGCTGATAAGTACTTGTAAATATAAGATCTGGATTTTTTACAGCTATTGCTTCTAAAATTGGAATAAACCAACCTTTTTGATCTTTGAAAATATTTTCAACTCCTGCTTTCTCTAACATCTCATTCATAAATACCCCCTTTCCAAAAGTATACATATTTGGATATGGTGAGATTTCAAAATAAACTTTTTTCCTCTTTTCAATCTTTTCACTTTTATCAGTAATATTTTTTATATCTTCTTTTATTTTAGCTATAATCTTTTCTCCTTCTGGAACTCTTTCTATTTGCTCTCCTATCACTCTTATTGAAGTGTATATATCCTCAATTGAAGTAATATCAGGAAGATATATAACATCTGTTCCGTTCTTTTCCATCAAAGTTACAAAACTATTTTTCTCTGCCTTATTAAAAGTTGAAAATATTACTAAATCAGCTTTTAACCCTAACATCTCCTCCATACTTATATTATAAAAACTAACTTTTGGAATATTTTCCAACCCCTTTACATCAGAGTTTTTATCCATAGCAATTATATTATCTTTCAATCCTAGCTCATATAATATCTCACTAACTGCTGGACTCCCTGAAGCTATTCTTTTATACTCCTTTCCTAAGCTTAAAATTGAAAGGGTAAAAATAGTTATTATTGCAAATAATTTTCTCATAACCTTACCTCACCTTTAACTAAAAATTTTCTCCTGTTTAATTACTTTCTCCTCTAACTCTTCATCATTATAATAAAGAAACTCATAGACTAGCCATTTTAATGAAAGCTTATTAAGAACCTTCATTATTCTATTATCTTCAAATGGATAGTGGTAATCTATCTGCCCAACATATTCATAGATTTTCTTTTTAGCTTTTTCTCTTTCCTTTTGAGATTTTCTATGTTTCTTTATCATCTTAGAAACATAATCTCCAGAAAGTGACCAACTTAAATGAACTCCATAGATATATTGTTTTAACTCTTCCATCTTATCAATATTTTCAATTATATAATCTATCCCTTCATCAAGATTTTTTAAATTAAAATTTGTATTTAACATATGACTTGTATCAAGAATAAATCCAATATTTTTATACTCAATTTTATTTAATAAAAGTTTCATCTCACTTTTTGAGTTTAACTTTAATCCTGCCCACCATAAATTTTCTAATAAAAGAGTAAATTGAAAATCTTCATTTTTAAATACATCATTTATAAGAGAGACAACCCCTTCTAAAACCTCTTTATCTGTATATGGAAACTGGTATGTAAGACTTCCATCATCATCTACATAACAAGCATGAAATACAACATACTCAACTCCTAACTCTTTTGCACGTTGTAAATCCTTTTTATAGTAGGTTATTACATCTTCTTTAGTATCCCCACCACACCAATAAAATCTATCCATTTTATCTGAAAATTTCTCTTTTATCATATTATATTTTCCTAAATATATATCCAACCACATTGGAAAAAATCTCATATGATATCCTATAATTTTATCTTTTAATTTACTGCTATCTTTTTCTAAATCAAATTTTATTATTTCAAAACCATCAAAGTTATATTTCTTTTGATACTTTTCCATCATTCTCAAATTTTCATCATCATTTGGAAAATCTGAAATATTAAGCAATTTTTTCATACTCTCCCCCTGTAAATAGGCTTTTATTAAAGCTTAACTGTTTTTATAAAAATTGTCAATATTCTTTATAATTTTAAGTATTTTATCTACAAATTACACTATTTTAATATATTTATAGTTGAAATATCAATAGAATTTATGATACCATAAATTGTACTAATTATTTAATCGAGGTGTTTTTTATGCACAAAAAAGTTATGATACAAGGAACAGGTTCTTCTGTTGGAAAAAGCATTATAACAGCAGGACTATGTAGAATTTTTGCCCAAGATGGATATAGAGTTTCTCCATTCAAATCACAAAATATGGCATTAAATTCTTTTGTTGATATTGATGGATTAGAGATGGGAAGAGCCCAAGTTGTTCAAGCTGAAGCTGCTAAAGAGCTCCCAAGAGCATTTATGAATCCTATTCTTTTAAAACCAAATTCAGATAACAACTCTCAAATTATTATTGAGGGAATTCCATCTAAAAATATGAATGCTGCTGATTACTTTTCAAATTCAACTGAATTAAAAGAAATAGCAAAGAGAAACTATAAAGTAATAGAAGATAATTTTGATATAGGGGTTTTAGAAGGAGGAGGAAGTCCAGCCGAGATTAATCTTCGTCAATGGGATCTAGTAAATATGGGAATGGCTGAACTTGTTGATGCTCCTGTTATTTTAGTTGGAAATATTGAAACTGGTGGGGTATTTGCTTCTCTATATGGAAATATCGCCCTTCTTGATGAAGAAGATAGAAAGAGAATTAAAGGAGTAATAATCAATAAATTTAGAGGAGATGTAGAACTTCTAAAACCAGGAATTAAAATGTTTGAAGATAGACTTCAAAATGAAGGATTTAATATTAAGGTATTAGGAGTTGTTCCATATATTAATTTAAATATAGAAGAAGAAGATGTTTTAGCTAAAAAATTAACTACTAATACAAATGAGAAAAAAGATATAAATATAAGTGTTATTAGAACTAATAAAATGTCTAATTATACAGATTTTGATGCTCTAAGCCAATATCCTGATGTCGCTTTAAATTATATCTATGATGTTAAAGAGTTAGGAAATGAAGATATTATTATTCTACCAGGAAGTAAAAATACTATAACTGATTTAGAAATGTTAAAAGAAAATGGAATTTTTGATAAAATTAGAGAACTACATAATAAAGGTACTACAGTTGTAGGTATTTGTGGAGGATTCCAAATGTTAGGAAAGGAAATTTTTGATCCTTATCATATTGAAAGTAATTTAGAAAAAACTGCTGGATTTGAAATTTTAGATACTTTTACAACTATGGAAAAAATAAAATACACACATCAAGTAGAAAAAACTCTATCTAAAATTAAATCACCTTTACTAAAAGGATGTAATGGCTTAATTGTAAAAGGTTATGAAATTCACCAAGGAGTTACTAAAGGAAATGAAGTTAATTTAACTAATGAAAATAACTTAATTTTTATAGCTAAGGACAATGCCTTTGGAACATATATTCATGGAATTTTTGATAACGGAGAATTTACAAGAAAATTTTTAAATAATATAAGAGAGAGAAAAGGACTTGCTCCTATAGATAATAATTTTTCTTTTTCTGAATTTAAAGAAAAAGAATATGATAAACTTGCTAATCATTTAAGAGAAAATCTTAATATAGAGGAAATTTATAAAATTTTAAAATAATTATATTAACTAACTCCTTCCTTTTATATTATTTTTAGTTGACAATAAATGAAAACTAAACTATCCTTTAAGTAGGAATAAATTATAAAGTGAGGCAAATTATGAGAAATAAAGATGATGTTATTATAGTTAGAGGTGGGGGAGATATAGCTAGTGGAGCTATACAAAAATTATATCGTAGTGGTTTTAAAGTTTTAGTGTTAGAAACTGAAACTCCCTCAGCTATTAGAAGAAAAGTTTCATTTTGTGAAGCAGTATATGAAAAAGAGATTGAAATAGAGGGAATAAAAGCTAGGTTAGTTGCCAATGATGAGGATTTTCAAGATTGTTGGGATAATGATATTGTACCTGTAATGATAGATTCAAGAGGTAAAGTGATTGAGAGATTAAAACCTTTGGCAGTAGTAGATGGTATCTTAGCTAAACAAAACTTTGGAACTAAAAGAAGTATGGCACCAATAACTGTTGCTCTAGGTCCTGGATTCTCTGCTCCTGAAGATGTGGATATTGTAATTGAAACAATGAGAGGACACAACCTTGGTAGAATTATTGAAGAGGGAAGAGCTAGTGAAAATACAGGTGTTCCGGGAATTATTGCTGGGGTTGGAATAGAGCGTGTAATTTATAGTGACTATTCTGGAATTATTACAAATATAGAAAAGATTGGAAACGTAGTAGAGAAGGGGGATGTTATAGCAGTAGTTGGTGACAATGAGATCTATACCTCAATCTCTGGGGTGTTACGTGGAATTATTAGAGATGGTTACAAAGTGAAAAAAGGTTTAAAAATAGCTGATATTGATCCTAGAATTAGTGAAAAAGATAACTGTTTCACCATTTCAGATAAAGCAAGAAATATTGGTGGAGCAGTATTGGAAAGTATATTATATTTAAAGAAGAAAAAGGGGTTATAAATATATGGAAGAAAAAATCTTAAAAGAGATATTCGAAAGGGTAAATAGAGGAGAAAAAGCAGGACTTGTAACTGTAACTGAAACAAGTGGCTCAACTCCTCGTAAAGCTGGGACTATTATGGGAATTTTTAAAGACTCAATAATTGGAACTATTGGTGGGGGAAATATTGAGTATAAATTGATAAATCTAACTAGAGAGATGTTAGATACAGATGATATTTGTAAAGAGTTTTCATATAATCTTACAACTGATGATGAGTTAAGAATGAATTGTGGAGGAAATATGAAGGGAGTTGTTAAAATCTTTTCACCAAGTCCAAAACTTTTGATTTGTGGAGCTGGACACATAGGACAAAAGATCTTTAATATCAGTAAAAATCTAAGTTTTAACACAAAGATTATTGATGATAGAGAGGAGTTAAAAAAAGATTGCCCAGAATTAACTTTAGGAGATTTTGAAGATATTTTAAAAAATGAGGTTATCACAGGGGAAACATATATTGTTATCGCTACTAGAGGGCATCTTTTAGATGAAAAAGTATTGAATCTTGTAAAAGATAGAGGGGCAAAATATATAGGTATCATTGGAAGTAGAAGAAAGATAACTGCTTTAAAGGAGAACTTAGGAGAATGTAGTGACAATATCTATGCTCCAATAGGTTTAAAGATATCTGATGGAACACCTGAAGAGATAGCTATTGAAATTCTTGCTGAGATTTTAAAAATAAAAAACAATGGTGAGTTAGTTCATAGAAGTATTATGAATTTATAAGTTTTAGGGGGGCGTATGTTTGAGGAGTTATTAACATTAAAATTTTTAGTTTTAGCAGTTTTATGCTTTTTAGGTTCGTTTATAGATTCTATTGCTGGTGGGGGAGGGTTGATTACTCTACCTGCATATATGGCATCTGGATTACCACCACATTTGGCATTGGGAACTAATAAGATGTCAGGATTGTTCTCAAGTATAGGAAGTAGTATAAACTATGCTCGTTCTGGAAAGGTAAACTGGACACTTATGAAGTATCTTCTTCCTTTCTCTTTTACAGGGGCATTTATAGGGGTAAAAGCTGTTATAAGAACAAGTGCTGAGTATATAAGTTATATTGTTTTTGTTGCTCTTGTGTTGGTATTTTTATACACTCTATTTAATAAGAAGATTGGGCAAGAGAATGAGTTTGAGGGATTGACTAAGAAAAATCTAATTCAAGGGGCTATTATGGCATTGGTAATAGGGTTTTACAACGGGTTCTTAGGACCAGGAACAGGATCTTTTTTAGCTTTCTTCTTGATTAAAATTTTTAAATATGATTTTATCAATGGAAATGGAAATGCTAGAATATTGAATCTGGCTGGGAATATTACAGGATTTTTAGTATTTTTAGCAAATGGAAAGATTCTTTTAAACTATGGTATCCCTATTTCAATAGTTATGTTTTTAGGGGCTCAATGTGGTTCTCACTGTGCTATATTAAAAGGCAATAAATTTATAAAACCTATATTTTTAATTGTAACTGTTCTAACTATCTTAAAAATGTTTTTTCAGTTGTTTTAGTCCTATTGACAAAGGGATTAAAATAGATTAAAATTCTATTGTAGAATTGAATAAAGCTAGGTGGAATGGAGAGGCTTAAAATAATTTTCTTGTAGAGATGCAGGAAGATTATTTTAAGCTTTTTTTTATAACAAATACACGGAGGTAAACTTTATGAAAAAAATGATTAACAATCCTGAAAACATTGTAAATGAAATGGTTAATGGAATGCTAAAAGCTTATCCTAACTCATTAAGACAAGTAGAAGATTTACCAGTTATTGCTAGAAAAGAAAAAAAAGAGGGAAAAGTTGCTCTTATCAGTGGTGGAGGAAGTGGACATGAACCTTCACATGCTGGATTTGTAGGTTGTGGAATGCTTGATGCTGCTGTTGCTGGAGAGGTTTTCACATCACCAAGTGCTGATAAAGTTTATGAAGCTATTAAAGCTGTTGACAGTGGAGCTGGAGTATTACTTATCATTAAAAACTATAGTGGTGATGTAATGAACTTTGAAATGGCTGCTGAAATGGCTGGAATGGAAGGAATAGAAGTTAGAAAGATAATAGTTAATGATGATATTGCTGTTGAAAACAGTACTTATACAGTTGGAAGAAGAGGAATTGCAGGAACTGTTCTTGTTCATAAAATGGTTGGAGCTGCTGCTGAAAAAGGATATTCACTTGAAAAACTTGAAGAGTTTGGAAACAAAGTTATAAGTAGAACTAAAACTATGGGAATGTCACTAAAACCTTGTTATGTTCCTACAACTGGAAAAATGAGTTTTGAACTACCTGAAGATGAAGTTGAAATTGGATTAGGTATTCATGGAGAGCCTGGAACTCATAGAGAAAAGATGCAAAATGCTGATGCTCATGTAGATTACTTATTAGATAAACTTTTAGCTGAATCAAATCTAGCTGAAAATGATGAAGTTGCTGTTTTAGTAAATGGACTTGGAGAAACTACACTGATTGAATTATTTATAATCAACAATAGAGTTGCTGATGTTCTTGCATCAAAAAATATAAAAGTATTTGATACAGTAGTTGGAAACTATATGACTTCACTAGATATGGGAGGATTCTCAATCACTCTTGTTAAACTAGATGATGAAATGAAAGAGATGTTAAAAGCTAAAGCTGATACTCCAGCTTTCAAAAGATTTTAGGAGGAAAATAGATGGAATTACTAGAAATAATTAAAAAAGTAAGTGATACAATTATTGAAAACAAAGATTATTTAACTGATCTTGATAGAGAGATTGGAGATGGAGATCACGGAGTAAACCTAGCTAGAGGTTTTGAAAAGATTGAGGCTGAATTACCAAAAATGGCTGATATGAAACCTGCTGACATCTTCAATAAGATGACTATGTTACTTATGTCAAATGTTGGTGGAGCATCAGGGGCATTATACGCAACTGCTCTTATGAAAGCAACTGCTTACTTAAAGAAAAAGGATGAGATAGATGCAAATGATGTAGTGGCTATTTGGGATGAAATGATAAAGGGTATTCAAATGAGAGGTAAAGCAGTTAAGGGAGAAAAGACAATGCTAGATACACAAATCCCTGCTTATGAGGCTTTAAAATCTGCTGTTGAAGGTGGAAAGGATATTAAAGAAGCTTTTAAAGATGCTTTAACTCAAGGTGAAATTGGAATGAACTCTACAAAGGATATTATTGCCACTAAAGGTAGAGCAAGTTATTTAGGTGAAAGAAGTATAGGACATCTTGACCCTGGATCTGTTTCTTCATACTTAATAATCAAAACTATCTGTGAAGAGTTAAATAAATAGAGGTGAAAAAATGGTAGGAATAGTAGTCGTTTCACATAGTGAAAAGTTAGCTCATGAAGTTATTGAGCTATGTAATGAGATGAAAAAATATGATTTCCCTGTGATCAATGGTAGTGGAACTGATGGTGGAAACTTAGGTTCAGATCCTATGAGAATAAAAGATGCTATTGAGAAAGCATATACTAATGAGGGAGTTTTAATATTCTGTGACATTGGAAGTTCTATTTTAAATAGTGAAATGGCTATGGAATTTCTTGATGAGAGTTATGATAGAGCAAAAATTAAAATTGCTGATGCTCCAATAGTTGAGGGAACTCTTATGGCTATGGCTATTAATGATGAAAAGGCAAATATTGATAGCATAGAAGAGGAATTGGCAGAGTTAAAAAACTTTAATAAGGTTTAAGCTATATTTATTAAGGGCACTTTTAAAGCAAGTGCTCTTTTTTTACTTACTTTAGCTATGATTTTTGAAATATTAATATAAAAAATACAAACTACGCTTATTTTCTTAATTAAAAATTTTAAGTGTAGTTTGTATAAAAGTTTAATAAAATTATTTTTTGAACATGAAATATACTGCCCCTATCATACAAAGGAAAGCATATATGTAATTTAATCTAAACTCTTGTTTTAAGTATAAAACTGAAAATCCTGAAAAAACTATCAATGTAATAACCTCTTGAATTATCTTTAATTGAGCTACTGTAAAGTATTGTGCACCTATTCTATTAGCTGGAATTGAAAAACAATATTCAAAAAAAGCTATTCCCCAACTTGATAATATAGCAAAAATTAAAGCACTTTTAGTATTTTTTAAATGCCCATACCAAGCAAAAGACATAAAAATATTAGAAATAAATAATAAACAGATTGGTAAAAATTTCATAAAATCCTCCTAGAAATATAGTTCTAAAAGGGATTTTACTTCAAATTAAAAAAAATTTCAAGTTTTTTATTAAATTTACTACATTTTATTTGATAATCTCTTTTAATTTGACCCAAAAATTTTTTTTATCACTTTTTCCCTCTATACTTCTTATCTCTTTTCTAAGAAATATTTTTAATTTATTGTTAGGACAAATATTACACATTTTAGCATGACATATTCTACAACTTCCCTCTATTTTATCTAATTTTTCCTTATACTCTCTTAATTTCTCCATATTCCATCACCAATTTTATTATAGCATAAAGTTTATTAAAAAAGTATAGTTTTATCAGAGATTTTTTCTTCCTTAAAATCAAAATATTTATTCAATTTTTAAGCAAAAAATGATAATATATATGTATTAATTAAAAGATAGAGGTTGCTTTTATGGAAAAAGTTAATAAAAAAGAAAAAAAAATAATATTAGTAAATAAAGAAAATTTTAAAACTTCTATAACTGAAATTTTAAGTAATTCTAATGTAAATTACTTAGTTCTTTTGCAATTTAAGAATAATTTAGACGAAAATTTTTCTATGTTAGATGAATTAAAAAGATATTTTCTTGGAAAAAATAGATATGGTTATCTAAAAAATACAGTTATTTTTAGTGATAGGGAATATTTGGCTAATGATTTAGGAGTACATGGGATTATAACCATAAAAAATCTAGAAAATTTTGATGTAAACAAATTAAATACTCTATATGAAAATTTTAATTTTGAAGAAAAAACAATTGATGATTTTCTTAAAGATAATTCAATTGCTTTAGAATATAAATTAGATTTATATAATTATATAGACCCTTGGATTACATCAATCAATGGTGTTGGAATTTTAACTATAAGTGACAAAAATTATGATAAAATTATGTGCAATTATCATAAGGTAAAAAGATTATATCCAGATATAACTATTGTTGTTTTAAAAGGTAAGGATGATTCTCGTCCTTTAAGTTTATTAAAAATGATAGGAGCTGATGCTCATATTACTTTAGGAATCACAAATATAAAAAATATTTCTTATACTAAAAGATTAGATGCTTTAGTTTACAATAGAAGTCCATATTCTGAAAAAAATATAAGAAATTTTATATTTGAAGTATTAAAAAATAAAAATTTTGAAAATGCTCTTTTTAATTTTAGAGATTTTATGGGAATAGCACCTAAAAATTTTGAAGCTGATATTTTTTATGATGAAGAAGAGGAAATAAATAAAAAAGAAAAAAAATTTTTTAAATTAAAAGTTACTACTTTAAGAAAAAATGAGATATCTAAAGATAAAATAGAGAAAGAAAGTATAATTTTATATAAATGTGAAGAAAATTGTAAAAAAGAAATGTTTTATTTTGAAAAAATAGATAAAATAGAATAACCAGCAAAATATTATAAAAAGGTTCAAATTAAAAAATTTAATTTGAACCTTTTTTATTTACTTATAATATATCTTCTTTATCATCTATAACTTCTACTGTTCCAATATATTTTATATCTCCAAACCCTAAAATTAGATAAAAAATAAAACCTAAAAAAGCAAGTCCTACTCCAAAAAGAAAACTCTTTCCAAAAGCTCTAGCTACAGCTATATTTATTAAAAATACAACTATAACATTCACTACTGGAATAAATATAAGAATAAACCACCACCAAGGTTTATTAGCTATTTTTGTTATAAGTACAAATATATTATAGAATGGTATTAATGATTTCCAGCCAGCAACTCCTGCTTTTTCAAAAACTTTCCACATTCCTATAATAAGCAATACATAAAGTACAAAACTAATCATAACTTCCTCCTAAAAATATAAAATTATTTTATTTAGTTTTTTTAACTAGTCTATAATACCCTTTTTCATTTTTCTCAACTTTTCCATTTTTTAGTAAATTTCCCATAGCTCTTTTAAAAGCTTTTTTACTCATGTTAAAGTAATCTATAATCTCTTCTGGACTACTTTTATCAGTGAACCCAAAACTATCTCCTAACAATCTCATTTTACCAAGTATAAGTTCAGCATCCTCGTCTATTTGGATATATGCTCTCTCTCTCGGTGTTAAATCTATTTTTCCATCTTCTCTAACTCTAATAACTCTAGCTTCTATCTCATCTCCAACTTTATAATCTTTAAAATACTCAATTTTAGGAATAAGTCCAAAATATCTATCTTCTACTGCTACAAAAACTCCAATATTTGGCTCTATTCTATATACAGTTCCAGAAACTATATCATTTTTCTTAATAGAAGTTGATGGAAGAAGGAATTTATAGATTTTCATTGTTGCTGAAAGTCTTCCTTTACTATCTTCATATATTCCAACTAAATATTTTTTACCTACTTCAACTTGTATCTCTTGTTGTCCTCTAGGAAGAAGTAACTCTTTTTTTAATCCCCAATCCATAAAAGCTCCTAATTTAGGATTTACATCTGTAACCTCTAATTTAGCTAAAGTTCCAACAAGAGCTTCAGTTTTTCTAAAAGTTGCCACTGGTCTATCTTCAGAGTCCATATATATTAAAACTTCTACCTCGTCTCCCTCTTTTAACTCTCTTTCTTCTAATTCATTATTTGGAAGAAGTATACTTATATCCTCTATTTCCTCTCCCTCTTTTTCAACCTCAGTAAGATAAGCTCCTACACTTGTAAATCTATCAACTATCATTTTTTGTCTTTTACCTATTTTTATCATTAATTCGTCTCTCCTTAAATAAAATATTAGATTTTATTATACCTTTTATTCTAATTATTTACAAGAATAATTTTTTTATTTCTAATTTAAAATTCTCTCTTTCTTCATTGTTTATCCACTCTTTTAAAGCAAATTCATTAGTAAAAATAGATTTTACTACACTCGGATTTTCTCCTAATACTACTATATTTTCTCCTAAAGTTATTGCTGTATCAATATCATGTGTAATTAAAATAATCGTTTTCTTTTCTAATTCTTGTAATTTTATTAAATCTTTAACAATCTCATTTTTTATCTTTATATCTAAAAATTCAAAAGGCTCATCCATAAACATATAATTTGAAGGAAAAGCAAATGCACGAGCTATTCCAACTCTTCTTTTCATTCCTCCACTTAACATATTAGGAAATTCTTTTTCACTTCCTCCTAAATTAACCATGCTTAAATATTTTTTTATCCTTTGATCAATTTTTGCTTTTTCAACTTTTCCTTTTAAAACAAATTTAATATTATCATAAACACTTTTCCAAGGAATTAAGGTATCATCTTGAAAAACATATGAAATTCCATTTTTATGTTCCCTTTCAAATATAACTTCCCCGTTATAATCTTTTATCTTTCCAGCTATTATATTTAAAAGAGTAGATTTACCACAGCCAGATTCTCCTAGAATAGCTGTAATTTTCCCTTCTTCTAACTTAATATCTATACCGCCTAATACTTTTTTATCTCCATAAGATTTCACTATATTTTTTAGATACACTATTATTTCCTCCATCTATTAAGCTTTAAATTGAAATTTTTTATTGTAATTTCAATTAGAAAGTTTACAAGAATTATTATAATTATCCAAGCAAATATAGTAGCACTTTCAAGATATATTTTTCCCATAAATATTTCTCCCCCTATAGAAAGTGAATCTTGAGCCAATACTTCTCCTGCTATTATCACTTTTAAAGTAAGCCCTATTATAGCTGAAAGACTTGGAGCTAAGAAAAAATATACTCCTGATAGATAAATATCCTTAAATATTAAAAATTTAGATACATTATATATTTTCGCCATTTTTACTAAGTCATTATCTATTGATTCTATCCCACCTAGAATATTTTCATATATAATTGGTAAAACAATCATCATTCCAGCAAAAAATGGAACAAACTCTACTTTGCTCCATATTAATACTAAAATTATAACTGCTATTGTAGGAATTGATTTTATAAAGTTAATAAATGGAAAAAATATTAGATAAAAAAATTTATATCTATATGATAAAACTCCTAGCATACTTCCTAAAAAAAATGAGACCACAAGACTTATAGTTGCTTTTTTTAAAGTATTAAAAAGTATTATTAAAAAATCTCTATTTTTTATAATATTAACTAAAGAATTAAAAATATCTAATATATCTGGAAAAATCATTGAATTTCCAATAATTCTTGCAATAATTTCCCATACTCCAATAAAAATTACTGGTGATAAGAAAAGATAATTATTTTGATATGAATATCTCTTCATCAGGAATTTTTCCTCCAATAGCTTTTTTATTATTTTCTGCTATCTCTTTAAAATATATCATATATTCATTTTTTCCTTCCACTGCAGTTGTAAAGT includes:
- the dhaM gene encoding dihydroxyacetone kinase phosphoryl donor subunit DhaM is translated as MVGIVVVSHSEKLAHEVIELCNEMKKYDFPVINGSGTDGGNLGSDPMRIKDAIEKAYTNEGVLIFCDIGSSILNSEMAMEFLDESYDRAKIKIADAPIVEGTLMAMAINDEKANIDSIEEELAELKNFNKV
- a CDS encoding DMT family protein, translated to MKFLPICLLFISNIFMSFAWYGHLKNTKSALIFAILSSWGIAFFEYCFSIPANRIGAQYFTVAQLKIIQEVITLIVFSGFSVLYLKQEFRLNYIYAFLCMIGAVYFMFKK
- a CDS encoding DUF5684 domain-containing protein; translated protein: MISFVLYVLLIIGMWKVFEKAGVAGWKSLIPFYNIFVLITKIANKPWWWFILIFIPVVNVIVVFLINIAVARAFGKSFLFGVGLAFLGFIFYLILGFGDIKYIGTVEVIDDKEDIL
- a CDS encoding S1-like domain-containing RNA-binding protein, yielding MIKIGKRQKMIVDRFTSVGAYLTEVEKEGEEIEDISILLPNNELEERELKEGDEVEVLIYMDSEDRPVATFRKTEALVGTLAKLEVTDVNPKLGAFMDWGLKKELLLPRGQQEIQVEVGKKYLVGIYEDSKGRLSATMKIYKFLLPSTSIKKNDIVSGTVYRIEPNIGVFVAVEDRYFGLIPKIEYFKDYKVGDEIEARVIRVREDGKIDLTPRERAYIQIDEDAELILGKMRLLGDSFGFTDKSSPEEIIDYFNMSKKAFKRAMGNLLKNGKVEKNEKGYYRLVKKTK
- a CDS encoding ABC transporter ATP-binding protein, which translates into the protein MYLKNIVKSYGDKKVLGGIDIKLEEGKITAILGESGCGKSTLLNIIAGKIKDYNGEVIFEREHKNGISYVFQDDTLIPWKSVYDNIKFVLKGKVEKAKIDQRIKKYLSMVNLGGSEKEFPNMLSGGMKRRVGIARAFAFPSNYMFMDEPFEFLDIKIKNEIVKDLIKLQELEKKTIILITHDIDTAITLGENIVVLGENPSVVKSIFTNEFALKEWINNEERENFKLEIKKLFL
- a CDS encoding ABC transporter permease, whose amino-acid sequence is MKRYSYQNNYLFLSPVIFIGVWEIIARIIGNSMIFPDILDIFNSLVNIIKNRDFLIILFNTLKKATISLVVSFFLGSMLGVLSYRYKFFYLIFFPFINFIKSIPTIAVIILVLIWSKVEFVPFFAGMMIVLPIIYENILGGIESIDNDLVKMAKIYNVSKFLIFKDIYLSGVYFFLAPSLSAIIGLTLKVIIAGEVLAQDSLSIGGEIFMGKIYLESATIFAWIIIIILVNFLIEITIKNFNLKLNRWRK